The following are encoded together in the Janthinobacterium sp. Marseille genome:
- a CDS encoding LysR family transcriptional regulator translates to MNLTLEAIRILDTIDRKGSFAAAAVALDRVPSALTYSVRKLEEDLDVLLFDRRGHRAKLTAAGQELLTEGRHLLRAADELEQRVKRTASGWEVELRIVLDSIIPFEKMLPLIREFDAEGSGTQLRFSTEVLSGVWETLTSGAADLAIGVSSDGPEIVRGSGDFRVRPLGEVDWVFAVAPGHPLAGMPDPLAPQLVQQYRAVAAGDSGRFLPSVSAGLLTGQATLTVPDIHEKLKAQLAGLGCGHLPRKWAAPYLASGELIEKQTVETKPTGLPQYAWRSSSRGKCLKWFLNKLADPDVQRELLAE, encoded by the coding sequence ATGAATCTGACCCTGGAAGCCATACGCATACTCGACACCATAGACCGCAAAGGCAGCTTTGCCGCGGCTGCGGTGGCGCTGGACCGCGTGCCGTCGGCACTGACCTATAGCGTGCGCAAGCTGGAAGAAGATCTCGACGTGTTGCTGTTCGACCGCCGTGGCCATCGTGCCAAGCTGACCGCGGCCGGGCAGGAATTGTTAACGGAAGGACGCCACCTGTTGCGTGCCGCCGATGAACTGGAACAAAGGGTCAAACGCACCGCCAGTGGCTGGGAAGTCGAATTGCGTATCGTGCTCGACAGCATCATCCCTTTTGAAAAAATGCTGCCGTTGATACGCGAGTTCGATGCCGAAGGTTCGGGTACGCAATTGCGTTTTTCAACCGAGGTATTGTCCGGCGTATGGGAAACCCTGACCAGCGGCGCGGCCGACCTTGCTATTGGCGTTTCATCCGATGGTCCGGAAATCGTGCGCGGTAGCGGTGACTTCCGCGTGCGTCCTTTGGGTGAAGTGGACTGGGTCTTTGCCGTGGCACCAGGTCATCCGCTGGCTGGCATGCCGGATCCACTGGCACCGCAACTGGTACAACAGTATCGCGCCGTCGCCGCCGGTGATAGCGGTCGCTTCCTGCCCAGCGTCAGCGCCGGCCTGCTGACCGGCCAGGCCACGCTGACGGTTCCGGATATCCACGAAAAACTCAAAGCGCAGTTAGCCGGACTCGGCTGTGGTCACTTGCCACGCAAATGGGCCGCCCCCTATCTGGCATCCGGCGAACTGATAGAAAAACAAACCGTAGAAACCAAACCCACAGGACTACCGCAATACGCATGGCGCAGTTCTTCGCGCGGCAAATGCCTGAAGTGGTTCCTCAACAAGCTGGCAGATCCAGATGTGCAACGCGAACTGCTGGCGGAGTAA
- a CDS encoding pirin family protein yields the protein MFEIRKSEDRGHANHGWLDSHHTFSFADYYDEKHMGFGPLRVINEDRVHAGQGFGTHGHRDMEIISYVLEGELAHKDSMGTGSVIRPGDVQRMSAGSGVRHSEFNHSKEQTTHFLQIWIQPNVNGIPPSYEEKHFAAEEKRGRLRLIASEDGTDGSVLIHQDAKLYAGLFDGAETAELTLAKGRRAFVHIARGSVTVNGVALKTGDALKVTDEQSLKISDGQQAEVLVFDLA from the coding sequence ATGTTTGAAATTCGCAAAAGTGAAGACCGGGGCCACGCAAATCACGGTTGGCTGGATTCGCACCATACCTTTTCCTTCGCTGATTACTATGACGAAAAACACATGGGCTTTGGCCCGCTGCGCGTGATCAATGAAGACCGCGTGCATGCGGGGCAGGGCTTCGGCACGCATGGTCATCGCGATATGGAAATTATCAGCTATGTGCTGGAAGGCGAACTGGCACACAAAGACAGCATGGGTACCGGCAGCGTCATTCGCCCGGGTGATGTGCAACGCATGAGCGCGGGCAGCGGCGTACGCCATTCGGAATTCAACCATTCCAAAGAGCAGACCACGCACTTCCTGCAAATCTGGATCCAGCCGAATGTAAATGGCATTCCGCCCAGCTATGAAGAAAAGCATTTCGCTGCGGAAGAAAAACGCGGTCGTTTGCGTCTGATTGCCAGTGAAGACGGTACCGATGGTTCGGTATTGATTCATCAGGATGCGAAGCTGTATGCGGGTTTGTTCGATGGAGCTGAAACGGCAGAGCTCACGCTGGCAAAAGGACGTCGCGCCTTTGTCCATATTGCCCGCGGTTCGGTCACGGTCAACGGTGTCGCACTGAAAACCGGCGATGCACTGAAAGTGACGGACGAGCAAAGCCTGAAAATCAGTGACGGCCAGCAGGCGGAAGTATTGGTATTCGACCTGGCCTAA
- the kdsA gene encoding 3-deoxy-8-phosphooctulonate synthase produces MININGEIKVDNAAPFVLFGGINVLESRDLAMRSCEEYVRVTGKLGIPYVFKASFDKANRSSIHSYRGPGLEEGLRIFEDVKKTFGVPLITDVHEPYQAKIAAEVIDVLQLPAFLARQTDLVVALAQTGRVINIKKPQFLSPPQMLNIVEKFREAGNDKLILCDRGTCFGYDNLVVDMLGFGVMKKVTGNLPIIFDVTHALQQRDSLGTASGGRREQVADLARAGMGVGLAGLFLEAHPDPKVAKCDGPSALPLDKLEPFLAQLKQLDDLVKSFAPLDIEA; encoded by the coding sequence ATGATCAATATCAACGGTGAAATCAAGGTCGACAACGCAGCACCCTTCGTCCTGTTCGGCGGCATCAATGTGCTCGAATCGCGCGATCTCGCCATGCGTTCCTGCGAAGAATATGTACGCGTCACCGGCAAGCTCGGCATCCCTTATGTCTTCAAGGCCTCGTTCGACAAGGCGAATCGCTCATCGATACATTCATATCGCGGTCCCGGCCTGGAAGAAGGCTTGCGGATTTTCGAAGACGTGAAGAAAACCTTTGGCGTGCCACTGATTACCGATGTGCATGAACCGTATCAGGCCAAGATTGCAGCCGAAGTCATCGATGTCTTGCAACTGCCCGCCTTCCTCGCACGCCAGACTGATCTGGTAGTCGCACTGGCGCAAACCGGCCGTGTCATCAATATCAAGAAGCCGCAATTCCTCAGCCCGCCGCAAATGCTGAACATCGTCGAAAAATTCCGCGAAGCTGGCAATGACAAACTGATCCTGTGTGATCGCGGTACCTGCTTCGGTTACGACAATCTAGTGGTCGACATGCTGGGCTTCGGTGTGATGAAAAAAGTCACGGGCAACCTACCCATCATCTTTGACGTCACGCATGCATTGCAACAACGTGATTCACTGGGAACCGCATCCGGCGGACGCCGTGAACAGGTAGCTGACCTGGCACGTGCCGGCATGGGTGTAGGCCTTGCCGGCTTGTTCCTCGAAGCGCATCCTGATCCGAAAGTGGCGAAATGCGATGGCCCGAGTGCACTGCCGCTGGACAAGCTGGAACCCTTCCTCGCGCAATTGAAACAGCTGGATGATTTGGTCAAATCATTTGCACCGCTGGATATCGAAGCCTAA
- the gluQRS gene encoding tRNA glutamyl-Q(34) synthetase GluQRS, whose translation MTNKYIGRFAPSPSGPLHAGSLVAAMASYLDAKAHQGQWLVRIEDIDETRTVADATTAIMDALAVFGMQHDGEVVVQSQRKDLYQAAFERLKDLVYPCGCTRREIADSRLGVAADGAAIYPGTCRHGLAAGKTARTWRVRVPDANENNEAINFDDRWLGPLTQHLASEVGDFVLKRADGFWAYQLAVVVDDADQEVTHIVRGTDLLESTGRQIYLQRMLGFPTPHYMHVPVVLNDVGEKLSKQTGALALDLAHPMDELMKAARFLELSLPPVNSITEFWRVAIAAWARRFAQE comes from the coding sequence ATGACGAATAAATATATAGGACGCTTTGCGCCATCCCCCAGCGGCCCCTTGCACGCCGGTTCACTGGTCGCAGCAATGGCCAGCTACCTGGATGCGAAAGCACATCAGGGCCAATGGCTGGTACGCATAGAAGACATCGATGAAACCCGCACCGTCGCCGACGCCACCACTGCGATCATGGATGCACTTGCCGTATTCGGCATGCAGCACGATGGCGAAGTCGTAGTACAAAGCCAGCGCAAGGATTTGTACCAGGCGGCATTCGAACGCCTCAAAGACCTGGTCTATCCCTGTGGCTGCACACGCCGCGAGATTGCCGATTCACGTCTCGGCGTGGCGGCAGATGGTGCTGCGATTTACCCGGGTACTTGCAGGCATGGCCTTGCTGCCGGCAAAACTGCGCGCACCTGGCGTGTGCGCGTACCGGATGCCAACGAAAATAATGAAGCAATCAACTTCGATGATCGCTGGCTGGGACCATTAACGCAGCACCTGGCTAGCGAGGTGGGGGATTTCGTTTTGAAACGCGCGGATGGTTTCTGGGCCTATCAGCTTGCGGTTGTGGTGGATGATGCAGACCAGGAGGTTACACATATCGTGCGCGGTACCGATTTGCTGGAATCAACCGGGCGACAAATTTATCTGCAACGCATGCTGGGCTTTCCAACACCGCACTATATGCATGTGCCGGTGGTGCTGAATGATGTCGGTGAAAAGTTATCGAAGCAGACCGGGGCGCTGGCACTGGATCTTGCGCATCCTATGGATGAATTGATGAAGGCGGCGCGCTTTCTTGAATTATCGCTGCCACCCGTGAATTCGATAACGGAATTCTGGCGAGTTGCGATCGCCGCATGGGCACGACGGTTCGCGCAAGAGTAG
- a CDS encoding DEAD/DEAH box helicase: MSDSQPVIQPTTSPAAAVDAHPAVRFEDFGLAPEILRALSDQGYVHPTPIQAEAIPVVLQGIDVMGAAQTGTGKTAGFSLPIIQLLMAHANSSASPARHPVRALILTPTRELADQVADNVKAYSRHTPLRSVVVFGGVDMAPQTAALRSGVEIVIATPGRLLDHIQQKTLNLSQTQILVMDEADRMLDMGFLPDLQRIINLLPKQRQNLMFSATFSPEIKKLAATFLKDPVTIEVARSNATAENVTQIVYKVEEGDKGDAVSYIIRERGLKQVIVFSNTKIGASRLARQLENEGVKASAIHGDKSQAERMAALEAFKNGTIEVLVATDVAARGLDIAELPCVINYDLPYNAEDYVHRIGRTGRAGASGDAISLYSDKDARLLVDIEKMIKHKFVPAQLAGFVPAGNRASERKERSPRRDDSESRGRGSERRESAPREASGGRDPGSRSAYAAPRKEKIDPFFTKPYEPAPSTISEAKPAEQAPAKPPKHKMAALLGGAPKR; this comes from the coding sequence ATGTCTGATAGTCAGCCAGTAATCCAGCCTACTACTTCGCCCGCCGCTGCGGTCGATGCGCATCCTGCAGTCCGTTTCGAAGATTTCGGCCTGGCGCCGGAAATCCTGCGTGCCCTGAGCGATCAGGGTTATGTACACCCGACGCCGATCCAGGCGGAAGCCATCCCGGTCGTGCTGCAAGGCATAGACGTCATGGGTGCGGCGCAAACCGGTACCGGTAAAACCGCCGGTTTCTCCCTGCCGATCATTCAATTGCTGATGGCGCATGCCAACAGTAGCGCGTCGCCGGCGCGCCATCCGGTACGGGCGCTGATCCTGACGCCTACCCGTGAATTGGCCGACCAGGTGGCGGATAACGTCAAAGCCTATTCGCGGCACACGCCTTTGCGTTCGGTCGTGGTGTTTGGTGGTGTCGATATGGCGCCGCAAACCGCAGCCCTGCGTTCCGGTGTTGAAATCGTGATCGCCACGCCGGGTCGCCTGCTCGATCATATCCAGCAAAAAACACTCAATCTTTCACAGACGCAAATCCTCGTCATGGATGAAGCGGATCGCATGCTGGACATGGGCTTTTTGCCAGACCTGCAACGCATCATCAATCTCTTGCCGAAGCAGCGCCAGAACCTGATGTTCTCCGCGACCTTCTCTCCGGAAATCAAAAAGCTGGCAGCTACCTTCCTGAAGGATCCGGTCACCATTGAAGTGGCGCGCAGCAATGCGACCGCAGAGAACGTGACGCAAATCGTCTATAAGGTGGAAGAGGGTGACAAGGGTGATGCGGTGTCTTACATCATCCGCGAACGCGGCCTCAAGCAAGTCATCGTTTTTTCAAATACCAAGATAGGTGCATCGCGCCTGGCACGCCAACTGGAAAATGAAGGCGTGAAAGCGTCGGCCATCCATGGCGACAAATCGCAAGCCGAACGTATGGCTGCACTGGAAGCATTCAAGAACGGCACGATAGAAGTGCTGGTTGCCACCGACGTTGCAGCGCGTGGTTTGGATATCGCCGAACTGCCGTGCGTAATTAATTACGACTTGCCATATAACGCGGAAGATTATGTGCATCGTATCGGCCGTACCGGTCGCGCCGGTGCTTCCGGCGATGCGATTTCGCTGTATTCGGATAAGGATGCGCGCCTGCTGGTTGATATCGAAAAGATGATCAAGCACAAGTTCGTGCCGGCACAACTGGCGGGCTTCGTACCTGCCGGCAACCGTGCCAGCGAACGCAAGGAACGCAGCCCGCGTCGTGATGATTCGGAATCGCGTGGTCGTGGTTCGGAGCGTCGTGAATCGGCACCGCGTGAAGCATCGGGTGGCCGTGATCCAGGCAGCCGCAGCGCATATGCCGCGCCACGTAAAGAAAAGATCGATCCATTCTTTACCAAGCCATATGAGCCGGCACCATCGACCATCAGCGAAGCCAAACCGGCCGAGCAGGCTCCGGCCAAGCCGCCGAAGCACAAGATGGCGGCGTTATTGGGTGGTGCACCCAAGCGTTAA
- a CDS encoding LysR family transcriptional regulator, translated as MDIELARTFLYIVRSGSFIAAATRLHVTQTTVTARVQNLESQLGCSLFVRNRAGARLTDDGERFVGYASQLVQTWDAARRDLPLPDGYGDSLALGSEVSLCNPLMLQWTLQLRRELPSHAIRVEVGDGAILQSKLERGLLDAALVYRPEYWTGMQVEQLLEEKLVQVSSTKNPEPYVYVDWGPDFRKQHDAALPDKAKNVLSFNLGPLALQYLLQCGGTGYFRTRVVRRALAQNFLQLVKSAPEFSYPVYLVYSREKQTEVMQKAFDMLRSVVKEEADWSGHWDFVP; from the coding sequence ATGGACATAGAACTCGCACGCACCTTCCTCTACATCGTGCGCTCCGGCAGCTTTATCGCCGCCGCTACGCGCCTGCATGTGACCCAGACTACGGTCACGGCGCGGGTGCAGAACCTGGAATCGCAACTTGGCTGTTCATTATTCGTGCGCAATCGGGCCGGGGCCAGACTGACTGATGATGGCGAGCGCTTTGTCGGTTATGCCAGCCAGCTGGTGCAAACCTGGGATGCGGCACGCCGCGACCTGCCTTTGCCGGACGGCTATGGCGATTCACTGGCGCTGGGTAGCGAAGTGAGCCTGTGCAATCCGCTGATGCTGCAATGGACGTTGCAACTGCGGCGCGAATTGCCCTCGCACGCGATACGGGTCGAAGTGGGCGACGGTGCCATCCTGCAATCGAAGCTGGAGCGCGGTTTGCTGGATGCGGCGCTGGTGTACCGGCCGGAGTACTGGACCGGCATGCAGGTCGAGCAATTACTGGAGGAAAAGCTGGTACAAGTCTCGTCGACGAAAAATCCCGAGCCCTATGTCTATGTCGACTGGGGACCGGATTTCCGCAAGCAGCACGATGCAGCCTTGCCGGACAAGGCGAAGAATGTACTGTCCTTCAACCTCGGGCCGCTGGCCCTGCAATACCTGCTGCAGTGTGGTGGAACCGGCTATTTCCGGACCCGTGTCGTGCGGCGCGCCCTGGCGCAAAATTTCCTGCAACTGGTAAAAAGCGCGCCGGAATTCTCGTATCCGGTTTATTTGGTCTATTCGCGGGAGAAGCAGACAGAAGTGATGCAAAAGGCCTTCGATATGCTCAGAAGCGTGGTGAAGGAAGAAGCTGACTGGTCCGGGCACTGGGATTTCGTTCCGTGA
- a CDS encoding methyl-accepting chemotaxis protein — translation MRTNLPVTSNEYFLQDGSSLVSKTDTKGRITYVNPAFMEASGFQEEELIGKPHNLIRHPDMPEEAFGDMWQTLKEGLPWTGLVKNRRKNGDFYWVNANVTPVRENNEIVAFMSVRSKPNREQVEGADAIYARFKADQAKGLAIRRGAVVSTGIFGKLAALRDIGLGSKIALGMMTLIALIAALGFVATTAVENAARMGWYAGATAAGVCVALLLWASLHASVVRPLRTLIAETRVIAGGDLTFDFAVDRHDDMGQLQQALQQMNVNLRSVMGDIRTNVDSITIATREIAAGNMDLSGRTESQASSLEETASSMEQFASTVKQNADSASQANELVQSASEVAGKGGAVVEKVGATMDEISASAKKIVDIISLIDGIAFQTNILALNAAVEAARAGEQGKGFAVVASEVRSLAQRSASAAKEIKGLIDDSVEKVDAGNRLVSDAMTTMDDIVSSVQRVTGIMNEITVASREQSNGIDQVNLAISQMDEVTQQNAALVEEAAAAAASLEEQTFHLTQSISVFRTGRGVSPQAARTVSQSQQLSSQRLPANHEALRLTA, via the coding sequence ATGCGCACCAATTTGCCTGTTACGAGTAACGAATACTTCCTGCAGGATGGAAGCTCGCTGGTCTCGAAGACAGATACCAAAGGCCGTATAACCTATGTGAATCCCGCTTTTATGGAGGCCAGTGGTTTCCAGGAAGAGGAGTTGATCGGCAAGCCTCATAACCTTATCCGCCATCCCGATATGCCGGAAGAAGCATTTGGCGATATGTGGCAGACGCTGAAGGAAGGTTTGCCATGGACCGGCCTGGTGAAAAACCGTCGCAAGAATGGTGACTTTTATTGGGTCAATGCGAACGTCACGCCGGTACGGGAAAACAATGAAATCGTCGCCTTCATGTCGGTGCGCAGCAAGCCTAACCGTGAACAGGTCGAAGGCGCGGACGCCATCTATGCACGCTTCAAGGCCGACCAGGCCAAAGGACTGGCAATCAGGCGCGGCGCGGTGGTATCGACCGGCATCTTCGGCAAGCTGGCGGCACTGCGCGATATCGGCCTCGGCAGCAAAATCGCGCTGGGCATGATGACGCTGATCGCCCTGATTGCTGCCTTGGGTTTCGTCGCCACCACCGCGGTAGAAAATGCAGCGCGAATGGGCTGGTATGCCGGTGCGACGGCCGCGGGTGTCTGCGTTGCCTTGTTGTTATGGGCCAGCCTGCATGCGTCGGTGGTGCGGCCTTTGCGTACCTTGATCGCTGAAACGCGTGTGATTGCCGGCGGTGACCTGACCTTCGACTTCGCCGTGGATCGGCACGACGATATGGGCCAATTGCAGCAGGCCTTGCAGCAAATGAATGTGAACCTGCGATCGGTCATGGGCGATATCCGTACCAATGTGGATTCGATCACCATCGCTACCCGCGAAATCGCCGCCGGCAATATGGATCTGTCAGGCCGCACCGAATCACAAGCTTCCAGCCTCGAAGAAACCGCTTCCAGCATGGAGCAGTTTGCGTCGACCGTGAAACAGAATGCAGACAGTGCAAGCCAGGCCAATGAACTGGTGCAATCCGCATCGGAAGTGGCCGGCAAAGGCGGTGCGGTAGTCGAGAAGGTGGGCGCGACGATGGATGAAATCAGCGCTTCCGCGAAAAAGATCGTCGACATCATCAGCCTGATCGACGGCATCGCCTTCCAGACCAATATCCTGGCCTTGAATGCGGCGGTCGAAGCGGCGCGTGCCGGTGAGCAGGGTAAGGGCTTTGCGGTGGTGGCATCCGAAGTGCGTAGCCTGGCACAACGCTCGGCCAGTGCCGCGAAAGAAATCAAGGGCTTGATCGATGATTCGGTAGAAAAAGTCGATGCCGGTAATCGCCTCGTCAGTGATGCAATGACAACGATGGACGACATCGTGAGCTCGGTCCAGCGCGTGACCGGCATCATGAATGAAATCACCGTTGCCAGCCGTGAACAAAGCAATGGCATCGATCAGGTCAATCTGGCAATTTCACAGATGGATGAAGTGACGCAGCAAAATGCAGCACTGGTGGAGGAGGCGGCTGCCGCTGCTGCCAGCCTGGAAGAGCAAACCTTCCATTTGACCCAATCGATTTCGGTATTCCGTACCGGACGCGGCGTCAGCCCGCAGGCGGCGCGTACCGTGTCGCAGTCGCAACAGCTGTCCAGTCAGCGTTTGCCGGCCAATCACGAAGCTTTGCGCCTGACTGCATAA